CGCtcaccccgccctccccccacCCGACCTTTTCTATCCACGTGCCCCACCAGCCTAAACATTCACCACAGCCCCTTTCCCTGGGAGTCAGCTCAAGACGTTCACCTGAACTGTACTGGATTATAATGTAGGGCCTCATTGCTGCTTACAGCAGGATAACAGGGACCTGGGAAGAACACAGCAATGCACTTGGTTAAATGCTGCTGTTTGATTGGCTCTTGTTGCTAATGCCAGCATTGAGCACACTAAGCTGCTCCCTTGGTTCCTCTGAGCTTTCCCCCATGGTGAACATTACTCCTGATGCAGGTTGATTGGGTGAAATCACATTGAAGGAGCAAAGTGGCTCGGAGAGGAGACATGGAGATGCTGACTTTCCTTTACGGCTGCTTCTTTTATCTTTCAAGGTGTCAGAGATCATGGGTTCGTGAGGGTGCGATCTGAGACATCCTGAGGATTGTTCCAGGGAGTTTTGTAGCGGGTGTACACTGCAGCCTTCATCGAGGTTGGCGGGGGGGGTGCTGCAGAGTCAAAAGGCACTCAACATATTTGTTCCAACCTCataaagcaatttatttttggTGAAAATAAGTCTAGGCTACAGTAACCCTCAAGTGCAGGAAGGGACCATTAGGCCCATTAAATCTGCAtagaccttctgaacagcatcctccTTAGACCCAACCCCTTTGCCTTAACTCCACATTCCCCATGGTTATTCGACCAAGCCTGCATGCCCCTGCTCACTATCGACAATCTGCAAATCGTcgggctgtgtgaggaaactcaagcacctggaggaaatccacgcagtcCATCGCCCaggggtagaatcgaacctgggtccctggcactgagccgCCAAAACATTCTAAAGTACCAAAGGAAAGGAATACACTGCGGCAAACTACGCCATGGGAATAGACTCTGCAGCGCAGCCCGAACTTGCAGACCAGGTTTTCATAAACTGTGTAGTGCCATTTGCCTACGTTTGGCCCATCTTTCTCTAAACCGTTCCTTTCCATGTAAATCTCCAAATgtcacttaaatgttgtaattctatccacctctaccacttcctctggcagctcattccatacacgcaacaccctctgtgtgacaatGTTGTCACTCacgccccttttaaatcttgcccctctcccctcaaaccggtgccctctagttttggaacccccctaccctgtcccagcatgctttttatatacagtcaatcttgagtgtgccaatggcaaggctacatttagtgctcagcaactgttacactccaggaggtggtgatgagctgcttattacagtccacctggtgtcggagagaccggaatgatgctgctgctgctgctgttgctgaggaggggctcctgggattttcattcacaaacagggatagtgttccaagtcaggatggtgacagagTTACATGGAGCTGCTTGAGTGTCGTTGGTGCTGCCTCCAGCGAGAACATTGTAAACTAATTCCAGCACTACTCCCAACTTCAGCCTTATTGAGGGTGGGCAGGTTTTGGAAACTCAGGAGTTGAGTACTTCCtgacagaattcccagcatctgaattcccagtttctgagctgtaccATCGAGAGAACGCAATGTAAACTGAACCAGAAATTCTTCACTTGGAAACATGCTGGGGTGAATCACTAGTTCTACTTCAAACAACGAAAACGAAACTGggagacagaaatgttcaacGTGCGATACATTTCTAGCAGCAACTGAGGCATAGAGGCCTGAGGCCTACTGTGTAGAAgaggcactcagcacatttagcgttttgcttttcaaactgggctTCAAGGTCAAGGTCAGGGAGATCACATCAGATGCAGAATGGATCCACAAAGTACATCAGTTGCCTGTTTTAGATGATCCAAAAGCACATTATTTCTGTTGCtgcacagaaataggaaaatgttcaGATCAACCAAATCGAGCCATTTTTCAAAGAGCTCCAACACCAACGTTCAAAAATTATTACGACTAATCCCTCAGAATAGCAATCCGACAGAATTCTGCAAATCTGTGATGAATGTGTCTTAACGCACAACCTCAGATAGAAAAGTGAAGTTTTAGAGtatattttattctcattttcagggagatgtccttccagaatttgcacttgtgcgggaggtcaaaggtcatttcagcaatttcatcatcaaccagttgtcaattctgattGGGTTTTTGACCCAATTCCCATCCTGCGctgattggatgtggcagctgatcaattgattaacaagagtgtttggccatcactgatgatctCATTTCCTGCTTCAGAAAATGAGTGTTGGCTCCTGGAGTATAAATAGAGTCCCACAGGAGGCATGTTTACTGTTGCTCTTAACTTTGTCATTTTTCTGGGGAGGAAAATAAAGCAAGTGTTTCCTTTATAAGATGGCCTCTCAGATtagtcagaactatcaccaggattgtgaagctgctgtcaacaagcagattaatgtggagctcactgcctcctatctctatcagtctttggtgagtggaGTCTCTGTTGGGTGAAACATACTTCTGTTCTGTTGAAGTAAACTCTTCCCCTTGGATGTAATTAAGTTGTCTATCTTATAGACTGAGTTTTGTGGCTCCTACCCCTTTCTCAATGCAGGATGAGTGTGATGTTATTATAACAATAGTTTGGTGCCTAATGTTACTGTAACTTGGGTCCCAGTTGGTTGTCAGTGAGATGTGGAGTGTTCTTGTAGTTACTTGCCTGTCCCATGATGGTGCTGTGACTGGTGGTAATTATCGCTTCCTGTGACTGTTTGAAACTTGAGGGaactaatttaaaaatgaattgggaCTCACCATTGTGGGAATGGAAGCACCATCAGCTAGTCAttgcttttcttttccctcttGTATCCTTGTTTCTATTTGAATCTTGTGGGGATCTGAAGTAAACCTGCCAATTGATACTGAGAATCTTGGTTTCCTATTGCAATCAGCTTAGAATAGGCTTGTTCTTGCCCTGCAGAgcggggctgagaggtggcaaatggagtttaatgcagacaagtgtgagctgatgcactgtgttaggagtaaccggaaggcaaagtacagggctaatggtaagattcttggtcgtgtagatgagcataGAGATCTGTGTCGATAGGTAGACACGGAttgttgaaagttgccacccaggttgacagggcaatTAAGGCAGTGTTTTGTCTTTTATTAAgaggattgagttctggaaccaagaggttatggtgaagctatcCAAAAACTCTggtgcatacagttctggtcactgcattataaggatgtgaagctttggaaagggtgtagaggagatctgctaggatgtttcctggtatggaaggaacatcttatgaggaaaggctgagggacttgaggctctcttcattagagagaagaaggttgagaggtgacttaattgaaacatataaaataatcagagagggCTAgttcgggtggatagggagagcctttttcctagatggtgatggtgagcatgaggtggggtagctttaaattgagggctgataaatataggacagatgtcaggggtagtttctttactcagtaaggGAATGCAATGCTTTGCCTGTGACAATAGTAGATTTGCccactttaggtacacttaagtcatcattggataagcaaatgggcgtacatggaatagtgtaggttagatgggcttgagatcagtatgacaagtcggcacaacatcaagggctgaagggcctgcacttggctgttatgttctatgctcaGATTAAACTGGGTGAGGTTGTGACTCTTATCTGATTCAGCAGATCTCCATTTGAGATCTACCTTGCTTTTCTTCATACTCATGAGGTGGGTGTGGGCTGTCTGTATGTCAAGTGTTGGAGCTTTTCAAAGGCACAGCACTGCCATGGGGCTGAGAATGTACTGACCCAGTGACTCTGGTAAAAAGTTTGTGCCCGTTGTATTTGGCCTGATTCTAAACTAACTGGACCCTCTTTCCCCAGGTGGGGTGCTTGTGCCCTTCCAAGGGGTAGAAGGTGTTTACGTAACCTTGGTGTTTGTTGCAGGGTGCTCTCTGGGcttgtccctgtcagcaggaagtCCCCCTCCTGATGAGGATCAAGCCCCTGTCAGCCCCAGTTTGGGAGGGGGAACAGCTTTCATTGAGCCAGCAGTTGGGTTTTAATCACTGACCCATTGTCCCAACACACCTTGTAAGCATGTGCCAGGAATGAAATCCTTACTATTCTACATCTTCTAACTGCACATTTAAATCGCAAAGATAAATTGTgcttgtgtttgcatttgagaaTTGAAGCAACTTTTTTCAGCAGGATTTGTAAGAATGTGCTTGTTACTGGCTGCTTCCAATAGCAGACCTGCTAAACCTCAATACATTGAATTGTGAACATCCTGGTTTAGAAATCTACAGGACTTTGCCTGTTGGATTAAGTCAACAGTGGTTTTTCCAGGTTAATGAGGGATCTTGTCTGGAGAGTAGTTGATCTGCAGATCACTGTCATATTTGTCATGTGATCAGTTTGTTTTGTCAGTCTTTGTTTCATGTGTAATGGTACAAGTTGCTAGCAGTCTGAGTCAGTGCAGCTGTTTTAGATGCAACAATAAACTGTTGCAGTAACAACCCAAAGGCTGTCCTTAGGCAGGCTTTCCTTGGCAGATTCTTGGAGCTAACATCCTTCATtcatctcctcctcccccccccccccagccaccCCAATACTGCAGTTCTTGTCAAACTAATAGATACAGTGCATCCAATTGCATTGATCCTGACTCAGCAGAAAATGTGCTTCTTCCAAGCTGTTAATTGCAGTGTCTAGGATCTGTTTTCTGGTCTTTGCCAAAGCAGCAATACAGTGCCCTGCAGCTGTTCTATTGGTGTACATCCTGCACTCCAGCCCCTGGCATTTCTTGAAACCCTATTCAATCAAAGATTTATCCCATTTCTGGTGGAGGTTAATCAGTAAAAACATCAATTCACACTTATTCTCACCAAATGCTGTGCCAGACCCTGgagtttcaaaccaaaataaaacacatggTATTTACAGCTTACTGgaggaagctgggattgttttgatttttccaaTTCAACAGCAACTGttcaaaactgggttctgaaTTGTTAATGCATCAGGTACTTAACAGCTTATTGTCAGTTTGATTTTGAGAATGCTCAACTAGCCCTGTAGTTCTGAACTGAAATTGGCCCATGACTTGTTAATGGACTTTACCTTGTTCTCccttccagatgtcctactttgaccgggaCGATGTTGCCCTTCCCCATTTTTCCCAGTTCTTCAAACATCAGTCTCAGGAGAAGcgggaacatgcagagaagctgctgaaattccagaatcagcgtggaggccgagtcttcctccaggatgtgaaggttggagttgggtggggtggggaatgggatggTAATGGCTGCTCTTGTGGTGTGGTTTCAAGTCAGTGACAAGGTTTTCATTTGAGTCAAAACTTTGTTCAGCCTGTTTGATCTCCTTTTTGAAGCCAGTGTggaaagaagccctttggcccaccatgtctatgctgaccccACAAACACTAACAACATTAATCCCACttacctgcccttggtccacagGCCACTGTCCTGGCACTAAGTATTTGTCCAGCTggaccctaaactgatctggagTAGCTGTCTCCACCACCATCCAACCCTTTATGTGGTTCATCTCATATTTCAAACAGCCCCtcagaggggtgggggtggggtgaagtttcctccaatcccctctaaCCTGCTTACTCCTCAAACCTGGTTTCTCTCCTGTCTTGGTGTCTGCCATGGGAAGACATTCCATCAACTGGCCACTCTCTATTCTTCAATTACATCAGGTCACTCCCTCAGctgttcctgctccacagaaaatcccagcctatctaacctccaatcaATGGATCTTGGGCAACAGCCTGGGGAACCTCACCAGCTTCCCCCTGCAGTGCCATCCTGTCCAGGTGACTGGTGAGGCCAAAGAggaataatgtggtgaccagaaaaaCAAACTGAGAAGACTGGTCCCCTTCCTGTTCCACCCCCACCAAACTAATAGAGGTTGCTTGCCCTCTGTCACTGTTACACCCTGTTGACCTTGTctgaactttgagggatctatggttgTGGGCCTTTCTTAACTGTTAGCAGCACAACACACTTTGCAAACACCTCGCTGTCCCTTTGATGAATTAAATAGCTGTGATGTTTCTGATCATCCTGCTCAGGCATGTATGAAGCCACCAGCACAAGTGGTACTTGAACCTTGGCCTTGTCAGCCAGAgacaggggcactaccactgtaccatgaCAGCATTTAGGATTCACTCGTGAATATCCTCGCAATTCCATCAGATGGACCCTGATGCAAATCTTGTCATTATCCCCCACAATGACCTGTTATTCACCTTCCTCCTTCAGATCAAGGACCGACAGGCAAGGTGAAAgcaattctgaaggaactgtTCTTCAGCTGTGCTCCAGGGCTCCCTCAGGGGCTAGCAGTGTTCTCAGTGCTAGGGACACAGGTCTGGATCTGGCCTCTGGTGAGGGACTGGTGTTGAcatgtcctccccatgtctgcgttggtGTCCTCAGAGTATAAGAGgattggccatctgaaatgcagggttacaggaatagggtgggagaAGGACGAgttgggatcctcttcagagcaGTTACAGACTGATCCACGTTGTAGAGATTCTGAAGCTTAACTGTCCTTCTTTTCCctcctccagaagccagagagggatgagtggggtaacagcctgcaggcaatgcaggttgccctggatctggagaagaatgtgaaccagagtttgttGGATCTACACCAAGtcgccacagcccagactgaccctcatgtaagcttcacctcCTCATTGACTTCACTGCTAGGCCCTCAGGGCAACACGTTCATTGGTTGGTCTTTTGTGGATTAGAAATTCAGTtagactttgtttttgtgcagatgACATGGATCACTTCAGATCCATAGTGATTACAAAATCATTGCTGAGCAGTTGACTCCAAGTCTGTATTTTAACTTGTAAACCTGTGGGGAGGACTGAGGCGATATTGGTGACTGAATTCTCATTCAGGGCCACTGCAGTGGAATGACTTTTATCCATCACAAGTCAACTCTGCTCCAGTAAATAAACAGCaagatgaagcagctaaaaagcAGTTGTCCTCTTTGCACAATTTCTCCAGGCGTTGGCTCTAGTCATCCCTGACAATCTCCCTCCATATGCATGTTTTTCAGTGGGGATTCTGACGTTTTCTTGGATAGTGTTAATGTACCAAGtgtcatattcctctgttgcagctgtgtgacttcctggagacccactatttggatgaggaggtgaggatcatcaagcaacttggggactacatcaccaacctgaagcgcctgggagcccctgagaatgggatgggagagtacctgtttgacaggctctccctggaggacagcagttagtgtggcctggagtactgtctgcttgtctgaatgcattccccacttcaccctggccaatctgtctctctccagggAGAAAGGACTTTgagcaaagaatgtaatggctgtaccagccgaatggaaatgaataaaatgatctCTTGTTCTCAGTTACTGTGCATCATTTTGAGACCACTGATACCTCTTTGGTCAAGCAAGCTTTCTTGCCTCACTTCACCACTGCTTTTCCCCAAACCCCTGTGGACAGACTCCAGGCCTATGGGAGCCAGTTGGGGTTCAAATGGGGCCTGTGACCGACCCTGATGACAACCATCAACTAGTGGCCCTGCTGACCAGTTCACTTTGTCACTGAAGTCTGCTGCTCCTCCCAGGGGACCTTGggttttctaaactttcttggttCACTGCATAGATTTGTTTTTCCCCCAGAAGGAATCCAAAATTCCTTCAAGTGGCTTCCTCAGTTTGTTGCTTTCTTTCCTCCGCCCAGGGCTCAAGCCCTCCCCATAACTGGAAGTCCACCAGCCCTGAGCTGGGGGAAATTCAGCCCAAACATTCTGAACAGTCACATTCCAGAGAATCATCTCCAGATTCTCTGGGGCTACTTGATTGATAGTGGATGCTCTTTATACCATAAATACAAGGATTGGTGACCTGGGGCTTGGATGATTGCCCATGGTTCAAAATACTCACATTTGGTTTATGCTTGCAGCTACAACTGGCCTCTGACTGTTGAAGGGTTTGTACAAAAAGCTTCTACCTTGGTTCTTGGAACCTTTCCATGGGCTGATGAAAttttttttgacccagtgagggagcagggatttctggggaagatgggggCTGTCTCCTTCAGTCAAGATGCCTGGACATGCTGATTTTCCTGTACAGCTGTTTCCTTGATCATTCAAGGTGTCTGATCATGGGTTAGGGAGGGGGTGATCAGAGACAGCCCGGAGATTATCTTGAGTTTTGGCACAAGTGCACACTGTAGCCTTAGGAAGAGTGTGGGTCATTAAGGTACTGAATAGATTTGTTCCATCACAAAAATCCTTGTTGTTTGGCCCAGTCTCTATCCTTGGTGATAGAATCCCTGCTCTCTggcaagaggccatttgacccaggtAGCATCAACCTTCTGACCAGAATCCTGCTCAGTCCCACCCCAGTCCTTTAACCCTGTGtcttccccatggctaatccagcttgCCCCTTGTCAATATCACCAACTTAGCATTCCCTATCCACTTGACCAGCAAATAGTTCAGATGGTGGGTGGGAAACCAAACAGACACTGTAAATGTACAAACTCCCCAGGGTGCCCTAAGGCTGTAATAAATCCCATGTCGCTGTGAGGTAAGTGTTCGCTACTGAGACACTGTCTGACCCGAAAGTACCGAACAAAGGAATATGCTGTTGCATACTGTCAGAGTCCTACAGCAGAGATACAGGTTGTTTGGCTCAAACCGTCCAGGTCGAGCAGTGTTCCAAATCTGAACTAGTTgtgtttgccccatatccctcaaccagTCCTTTCCCTGGAAatcaccaaatgtcttttaacaacTGCAATTGCACCTACTTCTCGTGCTTTATGTAGCCACTCATTCTTGACATAAACCATTTTCTGTGGGGCAAAGCTGTTCTTCAgcttccctccctctccaccccccttcccccccccccccaaacaccacatgcctgtgtgtgaaaacattacccctaccacccctagttttggactccacgaCCCTGTCCCAGCATGCTTACTGTATGCAGTCAATCGTGAGTCTGCCAAGGGCAAGGCcacatttagtgctcagcaagtgttacacttcaggaggtggtgatgagctggtcATTACAGTCCCCCTGGTGTAGGAGAGACCGGAATGATAATGCTGCCGAGGAAGGGCTTCTGGGATTTTCATTCGCAAacaggaatattttcccaagtcaggatggtgacagacTTAAATGGAGCTCCATTGCgtgttgttggtgctgcctcCAGCCAGAACATTGAAAACTGTTCCAGCATTACTCACTCCGAACTTCAGTCTTATTGATGGTGGACCGGCTTTGGAAAGTTAGAAGTTGTGTAATCACAACAGAATTCCCTGCCTCTGACTTCCCAATTTTTGAGTTGTTCACTCTACAGAATGCAATGAAAACTGTAACAGATACTGTCACCTTGGAAACATGCTGGCGTTAAGCGCTGATTCAACTTCAACAATGAAAAACCAAACATggagacagaaatgttcaacGTGCGATACGTTTCTAGCAGCACCTGAGACACAGAACCCTGCGGCCTACTGTGTATAAgaggcactcagcacatttagcatcttgcttttcaaactgggctTCATGCGACCCTAAGTCACGCTGATCACAGCAGATTCAGAATGGATCTACAAAGGACATCGGTTGCCTGTATCAGACGATCCAAAAGCACGTTATTCTGTTGCtgcacagaaataggaaaatgttcaTATCAACCAAATCAGGGCATTTTACAAAgatgaggattgcaaatgtggttcccctgtgcaagaaggggagtagagacaaccctggtaattgtagaccagtcagccttacctcagttgttgggaaagtgttgaaaaaggttataagggataggatttataattatctagaaaagaataaattggttagggatagtcagcacggttttgtgaagggaaggtcgtgcctcacaaaccttattgagttctttcagaaggtgagcaaacaggtatttgagagtaaaccggttgatgtggtgcatatggatttcagcaagtcgTTCGATTAGGTTcgccacagtaggctattgtacaaaatgcggaggaatggaattgtgggagatatagcagtttggatcggaaattggcttgctgaaagaagacagagggtggtagttgatgggaaatgttcatcctggagaccagttactagtggtgtactgcaagggtcggtgttgggtccactgctgtttgtcatttttataaatgacctggatgagtttgtagaaggatgggttagtaaatttgcagacgacactaaggtcagtggagttgtggacagtgacgaaggatgctgtaggtcgcagagagacatagataagctgcagagctgggctgagaagtggcaaatggagtttaatgcagacaggtgtgaggtgatgcacttttgtaggagtaactggaaggcaaagtacagggctaatggtaagattcttggtggtgtagatgagcagagagatctcggtgtccatgtacacagatccttgaaagttgccacccaggttgacagggtggttgagaaggcatacaatgttttggcttttattaatagagggattgagttccagaaccaagaggttatggcgaagctgtacaaaactctggttaggccgcacttggagtattgtgtacagttctggtcaccccattataagaaggatgtagaagctttggaaagggtgcagaggagatttactaggatgttgcctggtatggagggaaggtcttaagaggaaatgctgagggacttgaggctgttttcattcgagagaagaaggctgagaggtgacttaattgaaacatatgaaataattagagggttggataaggagagcctttttcctaggatggtgacagcgagcacgagggggcattgctttaaattgaggtgtgaacgatataggacagatttcagaggtagtttctctactcagagtagtgagggaatggaacgctttgcctgcaacggtcgtagattcgccaactttaggtacatttgagtcgtcattggacgagcatctggacgtacatggaatagtgtaggttagatgggcttcatatcggtatgactggtcggcacaacatcgagggccgaagggcctgtactgtgctgtaatgttctatgttttatgttctatattctatggctCCAACACCAATGTTCAAAAGTTATGACGACTATTCCCTCAGATTAACAATCCGACGAAATTGTGCAAATCTGTGATGACTGAGTCTTAACGCACAACCTCAGATACACAAGTGAAGGTTTagagtatattttattgtcattttctggCAAATACATTTACAGAATGTGCACTTGTACAGGAGGTCAAAGCtcattcagcaattccatcatcgacCAGTTGTCAACTGTGTTTCGTTTCTGGATCCagttcccatcctgcactgattggacgtggCAGCTGATCAACTGATCATcaagagtgattggccatcactgatgatgtcatttcctgcttcataaaaaGAGGGTCTGCCCCTGGGGTATAAATAGAGTCCCACGGGAATGATGTTGATTGTTCTTcctaattttgttattttggtggtgaggaaaataaaagaaatttattgtcacaagatggcctcccagatcagtcagaactatcaccaggattgtgaagctgctgtcaacaagcagattaatgtggagctcactgcctcctatctctatcagtctttggtgagtgctgTCTCTCGGGGTTAAACATATAAATCTGTTCTGTTGAAGTaaattctttgcctggcctctaGTGAAGCTGACAATCTAGTAGATTGAGGTTTTGTGGCTCCTACCTAAATATCAGTTCAGGATAGAGGTGGTGTTACTATCACGATGGTGTAGGATACTGATGTATGTTAACTCAGGTCCCAGTTGGCCTTCAGTGGTATCTGGAGGGT
This is a stretch of genomic DNA from Stegostoma tigrinum isolate sSteTig4 chromosome 38, sSteTig4.hap1, whole genome shotgun sequence. It encodes these proteins:
- the LOC132206396 gene encoding ferritin, heavy subunit-like, with protein sequence MASQISQNYHQDCEAAVNKQINVELTASYLYQSLMSYFDRDDVALPHFSQFFKHQSQEKREHAEKLLKFQNQRGGRVFLQDVKKPERDEWGNSLQAMQVALDLEKNVNQSLLDLHQVATAQTDPHLCDFLETHYLDEEVRIIKQLGDYITNLKRLGAPENGMGEYLFDRLSLEDSS